A single window of Apium graveolens cultivar Ventura unplaced genomic scaffold, ASM990537v1 ctg7920, whole genome shotgun sequence DNA harbors:
- the LOC141704499 gene encoding uncharacterized protein LOC141704499, protein MRLHKGNSNIELEQLKLFGRWVLDIGEGKVAAPEGPHSDDAITIPDMFCDMKSNNTVDKMILSTYPNFMEKSLVPRYLSERAILTPTNQTAGLLNSFIVEKVNGECFSYFSVDVAEDFGGSEDELNSAFPVEYLNAINIPGLPLHELKLKVRVVVMLIRNLNQTLGLCNGTRMIVTKCLKLCVECEVICGSFVGSRHFIPHMELCPSDTRLPFKLFYVAISRVTSPKGLSIFVDDKNGNATNITNNVVYKEIFCALPKT, encoded by the exons ATGAGATTACATAAAGGGAATTCCAATATAGAGCTTGAACAATTGAAACTTTTCGGCAGATGGGTTCTTGATATTGGAGAGGGCAAGGTTGCAGCACCTGAAGGTCCGCACAGTGATGATGCCATAACAATTCCTGATATGTTTTGTGATATGAAGAGTAACAACACTGTTGATAAGATGATTTTAAGTACTTATCCCAATTTTATGGAAAAGAGCTTGGTTCCTCGGTATTTAAGTGAGAGAGCAATTTTGACACCAACAAACCAGACTGCTGGGCTGCTAAACTCTTTCATTGTTGAAAAAGTTAATGGTGAGTGTTTTTCTTACTTCAGTGTTGATGTTGCTGAGGATTTTGGAGGTAGTGAAGACGAACTTAATTCAGCATTTCCTGTAGAGTATTTAAATGCTATTAACATACCAGGATTGCCACTacatgaattaaaattaaaagttAGGGTGGTTGTAATGTTAATAAGGAATTTGAATCAGACATTGGGTTTGTGCAACGGAACTCGCATGATTGTGACAAAGTGTCTAAAATTATGTGTTGAGTGTGAGGTGATATGCGGGTCTTTTGTGGGTAGTCGCCATTTTATACCACATATGGAGTTATGTCCCAGTGACACCAGGTTGCCCTTCAAATTG TTCTATGTAGCAATCAGTAGGGTTACATCGCCAAAAGGTCTATCTATCTTTGTTGATGATAAAAATGGAAATGCCACCAATATAACAAACAATGTGGTGTATAAAGAAATATTTTGCGCTTTACCTAAGACGTAG
- the LOC141704500 gene encoding uncharacterized protein LOC141704500, producing MFSSEDMIGGYARKKVVKSKKKYYKDLPAGDVHVRLSHITSSSVQSKGKERMTKVSLQVTSERNIVGTPSSKLSRVLFGGEAPLHTPDSGAYWSSNITEEFPLPFDVHSSYVKRKRCEFSGDFGRTLFRSHTIEYSEPADDFLEGSNVEMPHLFSSDFEGSGNFNGNAEDFSDSGGYSSCEESDEIDKGLEEGMIQLNPDRNKRRSKRFIPEEYSSLGAPSEICSKCNDSETPKFCQLYIYDTANGVSNRLRWVNPGDQTSVDSDVVQGLITMLDETNELVHKFRQQRDRFESGEIIDLEVTLKVSRAENGRENHVGPSDEVAGIIVGDTEDTCGFRDIVIDDKIEGLVRASYVHPKLMAVQYPLLFPRGEDGFHPRIKFIKGAENATRSRGYLSMKDYYQYTLHVRSNEGMTPRLGGRLFQQYLVDAFSSIEQTRLWWFREHQTILCNELYSHICDSVRKGDSDSSNVGKGVILPAGFVGSKRYMQQNFQDALDVCRYMGHPDIFLTMTCNPLWDEILQMMEYLPGCDSANYPDIITRVFRLKLDQLLEDIKKNGYFGVCSEVMFVSAEIPDPDLDPVGYAAVKEFMIHGPCGLQNPKCACMKDMHCIRHFPKRYCDNTTFDDSGFPIYWHRQQDISVHVRKAELDNQWVVPYNRNLLVKYQCHMNVEICCHARSLKYLFKYCLKGHNRATIEVNRRKRRKKADSTEDAVDEISAYFDGRYLCGEYLCGTFAISPSKSKELHFRANESLAKVAAREKYRQSKLEAFFQLNGVDEDARQYTYDEIPQHYVWNDSARQWNRRKRGFQIGRICYTHHNSGESWFLRLLLTKVCGTTSFKSIRTVNGVHFDTFREACKEYGLLEDDNEWHEVLSQCAKGGLPPQIRQLFVHIIVNCKVTDIKNLWSCHWKHMIEDILLRRRRLVKNDKLILNEKQLEFYALGEIHELLRSIGKSLKIFDQLPQPPDSYLNFGNNNLVLEEANYDVLQMKVEYEKLLQSCNQEQMQVHNIVLRSINSGDGGLFFVYGSGGCEKTYLWGTLIAKLRSEGEIVHPVATSGIAATLMPGGRTAHSRFKIPIILDEFSVCGIGHNSDIAQLIKQTRLIIWDATHMQHRHAFECLDHSLKDIMKAVHPSRLELPFGGITVVLGGDF from the exons ATGTTTTCGTCGGAGGATATGATTGGGGGTTATGCTCGGAAGAAAGTGGTAAAATCGAAGAAGAAATATTACAAAGATTTGCCAGCAGGTGATGTACATGTTCGTCTATCCCATATTACCAGTAGTAGTGTACAATCTAAGGGCAAAGAGAGGATGACTAAAGTTTCTCTGCAAGTCACATCTGAACGAAATATAGTGGGAACTCCTTCATCAAAATTGTCTAGAGTTTTGTTTGGTGGAGAGGCGCCCTTGCACACTCCTGATAGTG GTGCGTATTGGAGTTCAAATATTACAGAGGAATTTCCACTACCGTTTGATGTGCATTCTTCATATGTGAAGAGGAAGAGATGTGAATTTTCCGGTGACTTTGGTCGAACTTTATTTAGATCCCATACAATAGAATACAGTGAGCCTGCTGATGACTTTCTGGAAG GTTCAAATGTTGAGATGCCTCATCTCTTTAGTTCTGACTTTGAGGGTTCTGGGAACTTCAATGGTAATGCAGAGGATTTCAGTGACAGCGGAGGTTATTCTTCTTGTGAAGAGTCTGATGAAATTGACAAAGGCCTTG AAGAAGGTATGATTCAGTTGAACCCAGACAGGAATAAGAGACGTTCCAAGCGCTTTATTCCGGAAGAGTATTCCAGTTTGGGGGCACCTTCTGAAATATGCTCAAAGTGCA ATGATAGTGAAACGCCAAAATTCTGTCAGTTGTACATTTACGATACTGCGAATGGGGTGAGTAATCGGTTACGGTGGGTTAATCCTGGTGATCAgacatctgttgatagtgatGTTGTTCAGGGGCTTATCACCATGTTGGATGAAACCAATGAACTGGTTCACAAGTTCCGACAGCAGCGTGACAGATTTGAGAGTGGTGAAATTATTGATCTCGAGGTTACACTTAAAGTTTCGAGGGCAGAAAACGGGCGTGAGAATCATGTTGGCCCAAGTGACGAGGTAGCAGGTATAATTGTGGGTGATACGGAGGATACCTGTGGATTTCGGGATATAGTTATTGATGATAAAATTGAAGGGTTGGTGCGTGCATCATACGTTCACCCAAAATTGATGGCTGTGCAATATCCTTTACTTTTCCCACGGGGAGAAGACGGCTTTCACCCCAGAATTAAGTTCATTAAGGGTGCTGAAAATGCAACTCGGTCTCGTGGTTATTTGTCAATGAAGGATTATTATCAATATACGTTGCATGTTAGGAGCAATGAAG GTATGACACCGCGCCTCGGTGGCCGACTATTTCAGCAATATTTAGTTGATGCATTTTCGTCAATAGAACAAACTCGACTGTGGTGGTTCCGGGAACATCAAACTATACTATGTAATGAGTTGTATAGCCATATTTGTGACTCTGTGCGCAAAGGTGACTCTGATTCGTCCAATGTTGGTAAAGGCGTCATTCTTCCTGCTGGGTTTGTTGGTTCGAAGCGCTACATGCAACAGAATTTTCAGGATGCGTTGGATGTGTGTCGTTATATGGGTCATCCTGACATCTTTCTTACGATGACGTGCAATCCGCTATGGGATGAAATTTTGCAGATGATGGAGTATCTTCCAGGCTGCGATTCAGCAAATTATCCGGACATTATTACTCGTGTGTTTAGGTTAAAGCTTGATCAGCTTTTGGAAGACATAAAGAAAAATGGCTACTTTGGTGTTTGTAGCGAAG TTAT GTTTGTTAGTGCAGAGATTCCAGACCCTGATTTGGATCCGGTTGGTTATGCAGCCGTGAAAGAATTCATGATTCATGGTCCTTGTGGATTACAAAATCCAAAATGTGCATGTATGAAAGATATGCATTGTATTAGGCATTTTCCAAAGAG GTATTGTGATAATACCACTTTTGATGATAGTGGGTTTCCTATATACTGGCATCGCCAACAAGATATTTCAGTTCATGTTCGTAAGGCTGAATTGGACAATCAATGGGTCGTGCCATATAATCGTAATTTATTAGTCAAATATCAGTGCCATATGAATGTGGAGATTTGTTGTCATGCACGCAGCTTGAAATATCTATTCAAATATTGCTTAAAAGGTCACAATCGTGCCACAATCGAAGTTAATAGGAGGAAACGGAGGAAAAAAGCTGATTCTACTGAGGATGCTGTTGATGAGATAAGTGCATATTTTGATGGTAGATATTTGTGTGGG GAGTATTTATGTGGAACGTTTGCCATTTCACCTTCCAAATCAAAGGAATTACACTTTCGTGCCAACGAGTCACTGGCCAAGGTTGCTGCCCGGGAGAAGTACAGGCAAAGTAAACTTGAAGCATTTTTCCAGCTTAATGGTGTTGATGAAGATGCACGTCAATACACTTATGATGAGATACCACAACATTACGTGTGGAATGATAGTGCAAGGCAGTGGAATAGAAGAAAACGAGGATTTCAGATTGGGAGGATTTGCTACACACACCACAATAGTGGTGAGTCTTGGTTCTTGAGATTGTTACTTACTAAAGTATGTGGTACGACTTCTTTTAAAAGTATTAGGACTGTTAATGGTGTTCATTTTGATACTTTTCGGGAAGCTTGCAAAGAATATGGTTTGCTAGAGGATGACAATGAGTGGCATGAGGTATTGTCTCAGTGTGCAAAAGGTGGTTTACCTCCCCAGATCCGACAACTTTTTGTTCACATTATTGTAAATTGCAAAGTGACTGATATTAAAAATCTGTGGAGTTGTCACTGGAAACATATGATTGAGGATATTTTGTTGAGGCGGCGCAGATTAGTAAAGAACGATAAATTAATTCTTAATGAAAAGCAGCTTGAGTTCTATGCCCTCGGTG AGATTCACGAGTTGCTTCGTTCTATTGGGAAGTCGTTGAAAATTTTTGATCAGTTACCTCAGCCTCCTGACAGTTACTTGAACTTTGGCAACAATAACTTGGTACTTGAAGAGGCCAATTACGATGTGTTGCAGATGAAAGTTGAGTATGAGAAGTTGTTGCAGAGTTGTAACCAAGAACAAATGCAAGTGCACAATATTGTGCTTCGGTCTATTAACAGTGGAGATGGTGGTCTTTTTTTTGTTTACGGCAGTGGGGGGTGTGAGAAGACCTACCTGTGGGGGACTCTCATAGCAAAATTACGGTCAGAGGGTGAAATTGTCCATCCTGTAGCAACATCTGGAATAGCAGCAACATTAATGCCTGGTGGGAGGACTGCGCACTCAAGGTTCAAAATTCCCATTATTCTTGATGAATTTTCTGTATGTGGTATAGGCCATAATTCAGATATTGCTCAACTGATCAAGCAAACTAGGCTCATTATTTGGGATGCGACTCATATGCAACATCGACATGCATTTGAGTGTTTAGATCATTCGTTAAAGGATATTATGAAAGCTGTTCATCCATCTCGCTTGGAGCTTCCTTTTGGTGGTATCACCGTCGTATTAGGTGGTGATTTTTGA